Proteins from a genomic interval of Hippocampus zosterae strain Florida chromosome 14, ASM2543408v3, whole genome shotgun sequence:
- the LOC127615047 gene encoding papilin-like isoform X13 codes for MMLCLLLLQLVLAPALLVSAEDYWEGWGAYGPCSRTCGGGVMVKSRRCITHRNDGGHNCVGPDKSYLACNTEECPAGTKDYREEQCSQFDGTDFKGSRYVWVPYYGAENPCELNCVPKGDNFVYRHSAAVKDGTPCHPGRPDICVDGVCRRMGCDNVLDSRVQEDPCLQCGGHGQSCTLVKNTFNTQRLAHGYNQMFTIPAGATSISIREKRPSRNYLAVRNLQGDYYLNGNWLLESTRATHIAGTKLFYQRGVEGDNIPETIIGRGPTTEPLVVELISQEPNQGVEYEYYLPVGHPTEGYSWSFGSWSACTKECGSGHQSRAVYCSIDNEVVPDYLCVYYARPENNRTCNVQACPITHSWRTGEWNDCDAPCGGGFQYRGVDCLYNDESGPRVVEDAYCAQYSQAPTDQQKCNMQACPDYGRAIISYIPSENAVQCRTTTYGCCYDRTTPAAGPNGEGCRDPPAPYERSICSLPKAAGSCASWTARYFFNVLTNKCTEFWYGGCHGNSNHFATEEECHRVCHEPNGAANGNGNNGNGNGNGNGNGHTNGNGNGNGEHDNGNGNGDGNGHTNGNGNENGNGNGEHDNGNGNGDHNGHTNGNGNENGNGNGNGEHDNGNGNGNGHTNGNGNENGNGNGNGNGEHDNGNGNGNGHANGNGNGNGRSNGNGNGNGRRNGNGNGNGRTNGNGNGHSNGNGNGNGRTNGNGNGHSNGNGNGNGRRNGNGNGRTNGNGNGLTNGNGNGNGRTNGNGHGNGYANGNGNGNGRTNGNGNGNGRTNGNGNGHSNGNGNGLTNGNGNGNGRTNGNGNGYSNGNGNGLTNGNGNGNGRTNGNGNGKGRTKGNGNGNGYANGNGNGNGRANGNGNGNGNGDSNGNGNGHNDGNGNGNGNGYSNGNGNGRTNGNGNGNGRTNGNGNGYSHGNGNGNGNGNGNGLTNGNGYLNGNGNGHTNGNGHDNGNGNGEHDNGNGNGNGHSNGNGNGNGNGHYNGNGNGEHDNGNGNGHSNGNGNGKHDNGNGHDFSNGNGNGEHDNGNGHDVSNGNGNGEHDNGNGNGHSNGNGNGEHDNGNGNGHSNGNGNGNGNGNGNGHSNGNGNGEQDNGNGHDVSNGNGNGEHDNGNGNGNANGDSNGNGNGEHDNGNGNGRSNGYGQRSNGNGNGRSNGNGNGNGNGNGNGHSNGDGNGEDDNGNGENGNGRSNGYRFKIASHVAHSAHKGRVYMKARKPYFIIVKKHYIPGASLTMQAQVRIDQSDPSAVEALVGQTVVLPCRVSPPPSTSSWSSSAAVVVEWRKDGAALTSRRQQQQPNGSLLLGPVSKSDAGWFLCVATREQERDHRYVYLTVSEGPSQPQPTTSPTDKLSPGFTLERSAPSLLETLAGNTVRLSCTVVPAAALPFVSIQWTQDGRTISDSRFVQQSDGALLIESLRTEDTGMYTCSASTQHQLEQRQVQLRVQAAVRIIKAPDNIQVPEGSTALLPCMASGDNVSIGWSRNGVPVRPDGRKVQVSPDGSLILNNVQVFDEGTYTCNAYAGVYSVSASADVRITKDGHTGVLVTSSSSLGTPCLDQPKLANCELVVYARMCTNPYYAAFCCASCTRQARSRDRLAQ; via the exons ATGATGCTGTGTCTGTTACTCCTCCAGCTGGTCCTGGCTCCAGCCCTTTTG GTGTCCGCTGAGGACTactgggaggggtggggtgcaTACGGACCATGTAGTCGGACCTGCGGCGGTGGCGTAATGGTCAAAAGCAGACGCTGCATCACTCACAG GAATGACGGAGGCCACAACTGTGTTGGACCTGACAAGTCTTATCTGGCCTGTAACACCGAG GAGTGTCCCGCGGGAACCAAGGATTACCGTGAGGAGCAATGCTCCCAGTTTGACGGGACTGACTTCAAGGGATCACGCTACGTCTGGGTGCCTTATTACGGAG CCGAGAACCCCTGTGAGCTGAACTGCGTGCCAAAGGGAGACAACTTCGTCTACCGTCACAGTGCCGCAGTGAAAGATGGGACACCTTGCCATCCTGGACGCCCCGACATTTGCGTGGACGGAGTCTGTAGG CGCATGGGCTGCGACAACGTGCTGGACTCCCGTGTGCAGGAGGACCCTTGCCTGCAGTGTGGAGGCCACGGACAGTCCTGCACGCTGGTCAAGAACACCTTCAACACGCAGCGTCTAGCCCACG GTTACAATCAAATGTTCACCATCCCTGCTGGAGCCACCTCCATCAGCATCAGAGAGAAACGCCCCTCCCGCAATTACCTTG CCGTCAGGAACCTGCAAGGAGATTACTACCTGAATGGCAACTGGCTCCTGGAGTCCACCCGTGCCACCCACATTGCCGGCACCAAGCTGTTCTACCAAAGAGGCGTAGAGGGCGACAACATTCCCGAGACCATCATCGGACGCGGACCCACCACCGAGCCCCTTGTCGTGGAG TTGATCAGCCAGGAGCCCAACCAGGGTGTGGAGTACGAGTACTACCTTCCCGTGGGACACCCCACAGAGGGATACTCCTGGAGTTTCGGATCTTGGTCTGCATGCACCAAAGAGTGCGGATCAG GCCACCAGTCCAGAGCCGTCTACTGCTCCATCGACAACGAGGTCGTGCCCGACTACCTGTGCGTGTACTACGCCCGGCCCGAGAACAACAGAACCTGCAACGTTCAGGCTTGCCCTATCACCCACTC CTGGAGAACCGGCGAGTGGAACGACTGCGACGCCCCATGCGGAGGTGGCTTCCAGTACCGCGGCGTGGACTGTCTGTACAATGACGAGTCAGGACCCCGTGTGGTCGAGGACGCCTACTGCGCTCAGTACAGTCAGGCACCCACAGACCAGCAGAAATGCAACATGCAGGCCTGTCCTGACTACGGAAGAGCG ATCATTTCCTACATACCCTCTGAGAACGCCGTCCAGTGCCGCACCACCACCTACGGGTGCTGCTACGACCGCACCACCCCCGCAGCTGGGCCCAATGGAGAGGGCTGCCGCGACCCACCTGCTCCTT aCGAGCGCTCCATCTGCTCTCTGCCTAAGGCTGCCGGATCCTGCGCCAGCTGGACCGCTCGCTACTTCTTCAATGTTCTAACCAACAAGTGTACCGAGTTCTGGTATGGaggctgccatggcaacagcaaccattTTGCAACGGAAGAGGAGTGCCACAGGGTTTGCCACGAGCCCAATGGCGCAGCAAATGGAAATGGCAACAAcggaaatggaaatggaaacggAAATGGAAACGGCCACAccaatggaaatggaaatggaaatggtGAGCACGACAACGGAAATGGAAACGGTGACGGTAACGGCCACAcgaatggaaatggaaatgagaATGGCAATGGAAATGGCGAGCACGACAACGGAAATGGAAACGGTGACCATAACGGCCACAccaatggaaatggaaatgagaatggcaatggaaatggaaatggtGAGCACGACAACGGAAATGGAAACGGGAACGGCCACACCAACGGAAATGGAAACGAGAATGgcaatggaaatggaaatggaaatggtGAACACGACAACGGAAATGGAAACGGTAATGGCCATGCCAACGGAAATGGTAACGGTAATGGCCGttcaaatggaaatggaaacggTAACGGCCGcagaaatggaaatggaaacggTAACGGTCGCACTAACGGAAACGGTAATGGGCACTCAAATGGAAATGGCAACGGTAACGGTCGCACCAATGGAAACGGTAATGGCCACTCGAATGGAAATGGAAACGGTAACGGCCGGAggaatggaaatggaaacgGCCGCACCAACGGAAACGGTAATGGCCTcacaaatggaaatggaaacggTAATGGCCGCACCAATGGAAACGGTCATGGCAACGGTTAcgcaaatggaaatggaaatggtAACGGCCGTACCAACGGAAACGGTAATGGCAATGGCCGCACAAATGGAAACGGTAATGGCCACTCAAATGGAAATGGTAATGGCCTCACAAATGGAAACGGAAACGGTAACGGCCGCACAAATGGAAACGGTAATGGCTACTCAAATGGAAATGGTAATGGC CTcacaaatggaaatggaaacggTAACGGCCGCACCAATGGAAACGGTAATGGCAA AGGACGCACAAAGGGAAACGGTAATGGTAACGGTTAcgcaaatggaaatggaaacggTAACGGCCGCGCCAATGGAAACGGCAATGGTAACGGTAATGGTGATTCAAATGGAAACGGTAACGGCCACAACGATGGAAACGGCAATGGCAACGGTAATGGTTATTCTAATGGAAACGGTAATGGCCGTACCAACGGAAACGGAAATGGTAATGGCCGCACCAACGGAAATGGTAATGGTTACTCTCACGGAAAcggaaatggaaatggaaacggTAATGGTAATGGCCTCACCAACGGTAATGGTTACTTAAATGGAAATGGTAACGGCCACACAAATGGTAATGGTCACGACAACGGCAATGGAAATGGTGAGCATGACAATGGAAATGGTAATGGCAATGGTCATTCCAACGGAAATGGAAACGGTAATGGGAACGGCCACTACAACGGCAATGGAAATGGTGAGCACGACAACGGAAATGGAAACGGCCACTCCAACGGCAATGGAAATGGTAAGCACGACAATGGAAATGGACATGACTTCTCCAACGGCAATGGAAATGGTGAGCATGACAATGGAAATGGACATGACGTCTCCAACGGCAATGGAAATGGTGAGCACGACAACGGAAATGGAAACGGCCACTCCAACGGAAATGGAAATGGTGAACACGACAATGGAAATGGAAACGGCCACTCCAACGGCAACGGAAACGGTAATGGCAACGGAAATGGAAACGGCCACTCCAACGGCAATGGAAATGGTGAGCAGGACAATGGAAATGGACATGACGTCTCCAACGGCAATGGAAATGGTGAGCACGACAACGGAAATGGCAATGGTAACGCAAACGGCGACTCCAACGGAAATGGAAATGGTGAGCACGACAATGGAAACGGAAACGGACGCTCAAACGGCTATGGTCAGCGTTCCAACGGAAACGGCAACGGCCGCTCCAACGGCAACGGAAACGGTAATGGCAACGGAAATGGAAACGGCCACTCCAACGGAGATGGGAATGGTGAGGACGACAACGGAAACGGTGAAAACGGAAATGGCCGCTCCAACGGCTACCGCTTCAAGATAGCCTCCCACGTGGCCCACAGTGCCCACAAGGGCCGCGTCTACATGAAGGCCCGCAAGCCTTACTTCATCATCGTGAAAAAGCACTACATCCCTGGGGCCAG TTTGACTATGCAAGCCCAGGTCAGGATCGACCAGTCGGACCCGTCCGCCGTGGAGGCCCTCGTGGGCCAGACCGTGGTCCTGCCCTGCAGAGTTAGCCCGCCTCCGTCGACATCGTCGTGGTCATCCAGTGCAGCCGTGGTGGTCGAGTGGAGGAAGGATGGAGCCGCGCTGACGTCACGCAG ACAACAGCAGCAGCCCAACGGTTCCTTACTCCTCGGACCCGTCAGTAAGTCAGACGCCGGCTGGTTCTTGTGCGTGGCCACCAGGGAGCAGGAGAGGGACCACCGCTACGTTTACCTGACCGTCTCAG AGGGGCCGTCCCAGCCGCAGCCCACCACCTCGCCGACGGACAAACTCTCACCAGG GTTCACCCTGGAGCGCTCGGCGCCATCTTTGCTGGAAACGCTGGCGGGAAACACGGTCCGACTGTCGTGCACCGTCGTACCCGCGGCCGCACTGCCGTTCGTCAGTATACAGTGGACGCAGGACGGACGCACGATCAGCGACTCCAG GTTCGTCCAGCAGTCAGATGGCGCACTGCTCATCGAATCGCTCCGGACAGAGGACACCGGCATGTACACTTGCTCCGCCTCCACGCAGCACCAGCTGGAGCAAAGACAAGTACAGCTCAGAGTCCAAG CTGCCGTGCGGATCATCAAAGCTCCTGACAACATCCAGGTCCCTGAAGGCAGCACAGCCCTCCTGCCTTGCATGGCGTCGGGAGACAATGTCAGCATTGGCTGGTCCAG GAACGGCGTCCCGGTGCGTCCAGATGGGCGTAAGGTTCAGGTGTCACCCGACGGGAGCCTGATCCTGAACAATGTGCAGGTATTTGACGAGGGCACCTACACGTGCAACGCCTATGCCGGCGTTTACTCTGTCAGCGCCTCGGCTGACGTGCGCATCACTAAAGATGGCCATACAG gcGTATTGGtaacatcatcatcgtcattggGGACGCCGTGCTTGGACCAGCCCAAGCTAGCCAACTGCGAACTGGTGGTCTACGCCCGCATGTGCACCAACCCGTATTACGCCGCCTTCTGCTGTGCCAGTTGTACCCGGCAGGCACGGAGTAGGGACAGGTTAGCTCAGTGA
- the LOC127615047 gene encoding papilin-like isoform X8, with amino-acid sequence MMLCLLLLQLVLAPALLVSAEDYWEGWGAYGPCSRTCGGGVMVKSRRCITHRNDGGHNCVGPDKSYLACNTEECPAGTKDYREEQCSQFDGTDFKGSRYVWVPYYGAENPCELNCVPKGDNFVYRHSAAVKDGTPCHPGRPDICVDGVCRRMGCDNVLDSRVQEDPCLQCGGHGQSCTLVKNTFNTQRLAHGYNQMFTIPAGATSISIREKRPSRNYLAVRNLQGDYYLNGNWLLESTRATHIAGTKLFYQRGVEGDNIPETIIGRGPTTEPLVVELISQEPNQGVEYEYYLPVGHPTEGYSWSFGSWSACTKECGSGHQSRAVYCSIDNEVVPDYLCVYYARPENNRTCNVQACPITHSWRTGEWNDCDAPCGGGFQYRGVDCLYNDESGPRVVEDAYCAQYSQAPTDQQKCNMQACPDYGRAIISYIPSENAVQCRTTTYGCCYDRTTPAAGPNGEGCRDPPAPYERSICSLPKAAGSCASWTARYFFNVLTNKCTEFWYGGCHGNSNHFATEEECHRVCHEPNGAANGNGNNGNGNGNGNGNGHTNGNGNGNGEHDNGNGNGDGNGHTNGNGNENGNGNGEHDNGNGNGDHNGHTNGNGNENGNGNGNGEHDNGNGNGNGHTNGNGNENGNGNGNGNGEHDNGNGNGNGHANGNGNGNGRSNGNGNGNGRRNGNGNGNGRTNGNGNGHSNGNGNGNGRTNGNGNGHSNGNGNGNGRRNGNGNGRTNGNGNGLTNGNGNGNGRTNGNGHGNGYANGNGNGNGRTNGNGNGNGRTNGNGNGHSNGNGNGLTNGNGNGNGRTNGNGNGNGRTNGNGNGHSNENGNGNGRTNGNGNGNGRTNGNGNGHSNGNGNGLTNGNGNGNGNGRTNGNGNGYSNGNGNGRTNGNGYGKGRTKGNGNGNGYANGNGNGNGRANGNGNGNGNGDSNGNGNGHNDGNGNGNGNGYSNGNGNGRTNGNGNGNGRTNGNGNGYSHGNGNGNGNGNGNGLTNGNGYLNGNGNGHTNGNGHDNGNGNGEHDNGNGNGNGHSNGNGNGNGNGHYNGNGNGEHDNGNGNGHSNGNGNGKHDNGNGHDFSNGNGNGEHDNGNGHDVSNGNGNGEHDNGNGNGHSNGNGNGEHDNGNGNGHSNGNGNGNGNGNGNGHSNGNGNGEQDNGNGHDVSNGNGNGEHDNGNGNGNANGDSNGNGNGEHDNGNGNGRSNGYGQRSNGNGNGRSNGNGNGNGNGNGNGHSNGDGNGEDDNGNGENGNGRSNGYRFKIASHVAHSAHKGRVYMKARKPYFIIVKKHYIPGASLTMQAQVRIDQSDPSAVEALVGQTVVLPCRVSPPPSTSSWSSSAAVVVEWRKDGAALTSRRQQQQPNGSLLLGPVSKSDAGWFLCVATREQERDHRYVYLTVSEGPSQPQPTTSPTDKLSPGFTLERSAPSLLETLAGNTVRLSCTVVPAAALPFVSIQWTQDGRTISDSRFVQQSDGALLIESLRTEDTGMYTCSASTQHQLEQRQVQLRVQAAVRIIKAPDNIQVPEGSTALLPCMASGDNVSIGWSRNGVPVRPDGRKVQVSPDGSLILNNVQVFDEGTYTCNAYAGVYSVSASADVRITKDGHTGVLVTSSSSLGTPCLDQPKLANCELVVYARMCTNPYYAAFCCASCTRQARSRDRLAQ; translated from the exons ATGATGCTGTGTCTGTTACTCCTCCAGCTGGTCCTGGCTCCAGCCCTTTTG GTGTCCGCTGAGGACTactgggaggggtggggtgcaTACGGACCATGTAGTCGGACCTGCGGCGGTGGCGTAATGGTCAAAAGCAGACGCTGCATCACTCACAG GAATGACGGAGGCCACAACTGTGTTGGACCTGACAAGTCTTATCTGGCCTGTAACACCGAG GAGTGTCCCGCGGGAACCAAGGATTACCGTGAGGAGCAATGCTCCCAGTTTGACGGGACTGACTTCAAGGGATCACGCTACGTCTGGGTGCCTTATTACGGAG CCGAGAACCCCTGTGAGCTGAACTGCGTGCCAAAGGGAGACAACTTCGTCTACCGTCACAGTGCCGCAGTGAAAGATGGGACACCTTGCCATCCTGGACGCCCCGACATTTGCGTGGACGGAGTCTGTAGG CGCATGGGCTGCGACAACGTGCTGGACTCCCGTGTGCAGGAGGACCCTTGCCTGCAGTGTGGAGGCCACGGACAGTCCTGCACGCTGGTCAAGAACACCTTCAACACGCAGCGTCTAGCCCACG GTTACAATCAAATGTTCACCATCCCTGCTGGAGCCACCTCCATCAGCATCAGAGAGAAACGCCCCTCCCGCAATTACCTTG CCGTCAGGAACCTGCAAGGAGATTACTACCTGAATGGCAACTGGCTCCTGGAGTCCACCCGTGCCACCCACATTGCCGGCACCAAGCTGTTCTACCAAAGAGGCGTAGAGGGCGACAACATTCCCGAGACCATCATCGGACGCGGACCCACCACCGAGCCCCTTGTCGTGGAG TTGATCAGCCAGGAGCCCAACCAGGGTGTGGAGTACGAGTACTACCTTCCCGTGGGACACCCCACAGAGGGATACTCCTGGAGTTTCGGATCTTGGTCTGCATGCACCAAAGAGTGCGGATCAG GCCACCAGTCCAGAGCCGTCTACTGCTCCATCGACAACGAGGTCGTGCCCGACTACCTGTGCGTGTACTACGCCCGGCCCGAGAACAACAGAACCTGCAACGTTCAGGCTTGCCCTATCACCCACTC CTGGAGAACCGGCGAGTGGAACGACTGCGACGCCCCATGCGGAGGTGGCTTCCAGTACCGCGGCGTGGACTGTCTGTACAATGACGAGTCAGGACCCCGTGTGGTCGAGGACGCCTACTGCGCTCAGTACAGTCAGGCACCCACAGACCAGCAGAAATGCAACATGCAGGCCTGTCCTGACTACGGAAGAGCG ATCATTTCCTACATACCCTCTGAGAACGCCGTCCAGTGCCGCACCACCACCTACGGGTGCTGCTACGACCGCACCACCCCCGCAGCTGGGCCCAATGGAGAGGGCTGCCGCGACCCACCTGCTCCTT aCGAGCGCTCCATCTGCTCTCTGCCTAAGGCTGCCGGATCCTGCGCCAGCTGGACCGCTCGCTACTTCTTCAATGTTCTAACCAACAAGTGTACCGAGTTCTGGTATGGaggctgccatggcaacagcaaccattTTGCAACGGAAGAGGAGTGCCACAGGGTTTGCCACGAGCCCAATGGCGCAGCAAATGGAAATGGCAACAAcggaaatggaaatggaaacggAAATGGAAACGGCCACAccaatggaaatggaaatggaaatggtGAGCACGACAACGGAAATGGAAACGGTGACGGTAACGGCCACAcgaatggaaatggaaatgagaATGGCAATGGAAATGGCGAGCACGACAACGGAAATGGAAACGGTGACCATAACGGCCACAccaatggaaatggaaatgagaatggcaatggaaatggaaatggtGAGCACGACAACGGAAATGGAAACGGGAACGGCCACACCAACGGAAATGGAAACGAGAATGgcaatggaaatggaaatggaaatggtGAACACGACAACGGAAATGGAAACGGTAATGGCCATGCCAACGGAAATGGTAACGGTAATGGCCGttcaaatggaaatggaaacggTAACGGCCGcagaaatggaaatggaaacggTAACGGTCGCACTAACGGAAACGGTAATGGGCACTCAAATGGAAATGGCAACGGTAACGGTCGCACCAATGGAAACGGTAATGGCCACTCGAATGGAAATGGAAACGGTAACGGCCGGAggaatggaaatggaaacgGCCGCACCAACGGAAACGGTAATGGCCTcacaaatggaaatggaaacggTAATGGCCGCACCAATGGAAACGGTCATGGCAACGGTTAcgcaaatggaaatggaaatggtAACGGCCGTACCAACGGAAACGGTAATGGCAATGGCCGCACAAATGGAAACGGTAATGGCCACTCAAATGGAAATGGTAATGGC CTcacaaatggaaatggaaacggTAACGGCCGCACCAATGGAAACGGTAATGGCAATGGACGCACAAATGGAAACGGCAATGGAcactcaaatgaaaatggaaacggTAACGGACGCACTAACGGAAACGGTAATGGCAACGGTCGCACCAATGGAAACGGTAATGGCCACTCAAATGGAAATGGTAATGGCCTCACAAATGGAAACGGAAACGGTAACGGTAACGGCCGCACAAATGGAAACGGTAATGGCTACTCAAATGGAAACGGTAACGGCCGCACCAATGGAAACGGTTATGGCAAAGGACGCACAAAGGGAAACGGTAATGGTAACGGTTAcgcaaatggaaatggaaacggTAACGGCCGCGCCAATGGAAACGGCAATGGTAACGGTAATGGTGATTCAAATGGAAACGGTAACGGCCACAACGATGGAAACGGCAATGGCAACGGTAATGGTTATTCTAATGGAAACGGTAATGGCCGTACCAACGGAAACGGAAATGGTAATGGCCGCACCAACGGAAATGGTAATGGTTACTCTCACGGAAAcggaaatggaaatggaaacggTAATGGTAATGGCCTCACCAACGGTAATGGTTACTTAAATGGAAATGGTAACGGCCACACAAATGGTAATGGTCACGACAACGGCAATGGAAATGGTGAGCATGACAATGGAAATGGTAATGGCAATGGTCATTCCAACGGAAATGGAAACGGTAATGGGAACGGCCACTACAACGGCAATGGAAATGGTGAGCACGACAACGGAAATGGAAACGGCCACTCCAACGGCAATGGAAATGGTAAGCACGACAATGGAAATGGACATGACTTCTCCAACGGCAATGGAAATGGTGAGCATGACAATGGAAATGGACATGACGTCTCCAACGGCAATGGAAATGGTGAGCACGACAACGGAAATGGAAACGGCCACTCCAACGGAAATGGAAATGGTGAACACGACAATGGAAATGGAAACGGCCACTCCAACGGCAACGGAAACGGTAATGGCAACGGAAATGGAAACGGCCACTCCAACGGCAATGGAAATGGTGAGCAGGACAATGGAAATGGACATGACGTCTCCAACGGCAATGGAAATGGTGAGCACGACAACGGAAATGGCAATGGTAACGCAAACGGCGACTCCAACGGAAATGGAAATGGTGAGCACGACAATGGAAACGGAAACGGACGCTCAAACGGCTATGGTCAGCGTTCCAACGGAAACGGCAACGGCCGCTCCAACGGCAACGGAAACGGTAATGGCAACGGAAATGGAAACGGCCACTCCAACGGAGATGGGAATGGTGAGGACGACAACGGAAACGGTGAAAACGGAAATGGCCGCTCCAACGGCTACCGCTTCAAGATAGCCTCCCACGTGGCCCACAGTGCCCACAAGGGCCGCGTCTACATGAAGGCCCGCAAGCCTTACTTCATCATCGTGAAAAAGCACTACATCCCTGGGGCCAG TTTGACTATGCAAGCCCAGGTCAGGATCGACCAGTCGGACCCGTCCGCCGTGGAGGCCCTCGTGGGCCAGACCGTGGTCCTGCCCTGCAGAGTTAGCCCGCCTCCGTCGACATCGTCGTGGTCATCCAGTGCAGCCGTGGTGGTCGAGTGGAGGAAGGATGGAGCCGCGCTGACGTCACGCAG ACAACAGCAGCAGCCCAACGGTTCCTTACTCCTCGGACCCGTCAGTAAGTCAGACGCCGGCTGGTTCTTGTGCGTGGCCACCAGGGAGCAGGAGAGGGACCACCGCTACGTTTACCTGACCGTCTCAG AGGGGCCGTCCCAGCCGCAGCCCACCACCTCGCCGACGGACAAACTCTCACCAGG GTTCACCCTGGAGCGCTCGGCGCCATCTTTGCTGGAAACGCTGGCGGGAAACACGGTCCGACTGTCGTGCACCGTCGTACCCGCGGCCGCACTGCCGTTCGTCAGTATACAGTGGACGCAGGACGGACGCACGATCAGCGACTCCAG GTTCGTCCAGCAGTCAGATGGCGCACTGCTCATCGAATCGCTCCGGACAGAGGACACCGGCATGTACACTTGCTCCGCCTCCACGCAGCACCAGCTGGAGCAAAGACAAGTACAGCTCAGAGTCCAAG CTGCCGTGCGGATCATCAAAGCTCCTGACAACATCCAGGTCCCTGAAGGCAGCACAGCCCTCCTGCCTTGCATGGCGTCGGGAGACAATGTCAGCATTGGCTGGTCCAG GAACGGCGTCCCGGTGCGTCCAGATGGGCGTAAGGTTCAGGTGTCACCCGACGGGAGCCTGATCCTGAACAATGTGCAGGTATTTGACGAGGGCACCTACACGTGCAACGCCTATGCCGGCGTTTACTCTGTCAGCGCCTCGGCTGACGTGCGCATCACTAAAGATGGCCATACAG gcGTATTGGtaacatcatcatcgtcattggGGACGCCGTGCTTGGACCAGCCCAAGCTAGCCAACTGCGAACTGGTGGTCTACGCCCGCATGTGCACCAACCCGTATTACGCCGCCTTCTGCTGTGCCAGTTGTACCCGGCAGGCACGGAGTAGGGACAGGTTAGCTCAGTGA